The Thiogranum longum genome includes a region encoding these proteins:
- a CDS encoding alkene reductase yields MPANTVSKTNLFTPLALGDMTLPNRIVMAPLTRNRAGEGNVPTDLNALYYRQRASAGLIITEASQVSPQGVGYPATPGIHTNEQVAGWRKVTEAVHAEGGRIFIQLWHVGRISHPSLLPGNERPVAPSAIRPEGDAITCEGMQPFVTPRALELEEIPDVIADYAAAAQHAKDAGFDGAEIHAANGYLLDEFLRDGTNKRTDAYGGSIENRMRLLDEVVTAVSDVWPTHRIGVRLSPENRFNDISDSQPQVTFNAVAEMLRGHRLAYLHVLEGDMMSGERHVNYVELRHTFAGIYMANNNYDQARAEQALQRGDADLIAFGRLFLANPDLPERFARGARLNEPNPETFYGGAEEGYTDYPFLQQKPGQA; encoded by the coding sequence ATGCCTGCAAATACCGTATCGAAGACAAACCTGTTCACGCCGCTGGCGCTGGGTGACATGACCTTGCCCAACCGCATAGTGATGGCGCCGCTGACGCGTAATCGTGCGGGCGAGGGAAATGTGCCCACTGATCTGAATGCGCTGTACTACAGACAGCGTGCCAGCGCAGGACTGATAATTACCGAGGCGAGTCAGGTCTCGCCGCAGGGTGTGGGTTATCCCGCGACACCCGGCATACACACGAATGAACAGGTTGCCGGTTGGCGCAAGGTCACAGAAGCGGTACATGCCGAAGGTGGACGTATTTTTATTCAGCTCTGGCATGTCGGGCGTATATCACACCCTTCGCTGTTGCCCGGAAATGAACGGCCGGTCGCGCCTTCGGCTATTCGTCCCGAGGGTGATGCAATAACCTGCGAAGGCATGCAGCCTTTCGTGACGCCACGTGCCCTGGAGCTCGAGGAAATACCGGATGTGATTGCCGACTATGCCGCTGCCGCACAGCATGCAAAGGACGCGGGGTTCGATGGGGCGGAGATACACGCGGCGAACGGGTATCTGCTGGACGAGTTTCTGCGCGATGGCACGAATAAACGCACCGATGCCTATGGCGGAAGTATTGAAAACAGGATGCGACTGCTGGATGAGGTTGTTACCGCAGTGAGTGATGTATGGCCGACCCATCGTATCGGTGTGCGGCTTTCGCCCGAGAACCGCTTTAATGACATCAGTGATTCGCAGCCGCAAGTAACATTTAACGCCGTCGCAGAAATGTTGCGCGGGCACAGGCTCGCTTACCTGCACGTGCTTGAAGGCGACATGATGAGTGGAGAACGACACGTGAACTATGTCGAGCTCAGGCACACATTCGCTGGCATCTACATGGCCAACAACAACTACGACCAGGCCAGGGCCGAGCAGGCGCTACAGCGGGGCGACGCTGACCTGATCGCTTTTGGCCGGCTGTTTCTGGCCAACCCCGATTTGCCTGAACGCTTCGCCCGCGGCGCCCGGCTGAACGAGCCGAACCCGGAAACCTTCTACGGAGGGGCTGAGGAGGGATACACGGATTACCCCTTCTTGCAGCAAAAACCCGGGCAGGCATAA
- the rimP gene encoding ribosome maturation factor RimP — protein sequence MPRESAELRALLEPAVTALGFELVGVEFIRAKQGVLRVYIDSEQGITVEDCRKVSHQVSGILDVEDPIRGQYALEVSSPGLDRPLYQLKDFERFAGHEISVQLTAAVNGRRKFQGTLIGLRDGHVVVQLGEEELVVAPDEIDRARLVPDFDSHRAEGA from the coding sequence ATGCCGCGAGAATCTGCGGAACTCCGCGCGCTCCTGGAGCCGGCGGTGACAGCACTGGGATTTGAACTGGTCGGGGTGGAGTTTATCCGCGCCAAACAGGGTGTGCTGCGAGTTTACATTGACAGCGAGCAGGGCATTACGGTGGAAGACTGCAGGAAGGTCAGCCACCAGGTGAGCGGTATCCTGGATGTTGAGGACCCGATCCGCGGGCAGTACGCACTGGAAGTGTCGTCGCCCGGTCTGGACCGGCCGCTGTACCAGCTGAAAGATTTTGAGCGTTTCGCCGGGCATGAAATCAGCGTGCAGCTAACGGCTGCCGTGAACGGCCGGCGTAAATTCCAGGGCACCCTGATAGGCCTGAGAGATGGCCATGTCGTGGTGCAGCTGGGTGAGGAAGAACTTGTGGTGGCGCCGGATGAAATAGACCGGGCGCGACTGGTTCCCGATTTTGATTCGCATCGTGCGGAGGGTGCGTAA